The window TCAGTTATCTGAAGCATGTTTGTTTAGGGCTACATTCTTGTTTACCCAGTGCCGGTTAATAAACACATTGTGTAAGTTAAAATCAATGCTATTGCTATTTCAGTACATCTAAAATATGGacagaaaacttaaaattctTCATCACTTCCTCAGTCTGAAAGAAGGACTTCGTGCAGATTTGGATTAAAGTAGTAGAAGGTGGGAGTTAAAGTGTGAAGTCGTTTGGTGTGTGTTTGCATAAACAAGCCACACGGGTTGAGTGCTTTTCTCTATCTAGGTAAGAACTACCACATTTTTGTTCAGTCTTCCACCCATTTTCTttagctcctgctgctgcttatATTGCCACTGGAAAAGCTAGTTTGGGGAGCTGAACTGACAGAAAACTTGTATTCAGAACTGTTAGTTGTGTGCTGGTTCTGCTCCTGAACTTGGTTCACTTTGTAGTCAgacaaggagcagtgctggcagacTGAGTTGGAGACCGCATGGCTAGAGGGTAGCAGGCTCGCATCTGCCCTGGTCTGCCAGTTAGGTACAATTGTGACCTTATTTGTTGTACTTTCGACTTTGCTCAAGACAGTGTGACTTGTATAAGGTAAAGCTCATATCACTTAAATTTGTAGGACTGACTTTTCAGGTCTTACTTTCCTTCTTGATATATAATTGTGCATGTTGTTGGTGCTATGtaagtcttatttttttcaggttggTGCCTGTATtgtaaattcagaaaacaagattGTTGGAATCGGGTACAATGGGATGCCTAACGGCTGCAGCGATGATGTACTGCCTTGGACAAGAACAGCAGCACATAGATTAGACACAAAGTATCCTTATGGTAAGGCTGCTTGTAGCTGACAAGTCAGACTTCAGATGTTCCCCTATATGAAAGTTCATTTGGTAAAACTTCAGTCAGTTTTTCTTCCACTCATCCATCTTTGTTAATGTGCTTATACATGATACATCAgaataaaaatcacagctctgaaagtaaattaaaagtCTTCATGAAGGGCTGACTTCCTTGTGAAGTATGTTTATAAATGGTTAGCCATTTTGGTCTATATAGTGGAGTCTTGTAAATATAATGCAGCTCATCAGCACACAGTGCATGCAGATGATTGCTGTTTTGGTGTGTTTGTCTCCATGGAAATTACTGAAAGCATGtatatgcaaaacaaataattagTCTGAAGTACTGATATTAAAATTGTAAACTCCAGTGGTTGTGGGAAATCCCAGTATTCAGGTGTTCATGGCTTAGACAATATATGTTATGACAGAGTTGAATTTTGTCTTGAAGTATGTGATCACGTTCTGTCATTCCAAGTCTCTTCATTTCATGTAGCGTGCAGTAGATCTGCACTGCTTCAAGTGAAGTGCCTTTAATTGTTTATTTCAACCTCTGGTTTGATTCACATTTACTAAATGGAGAGAATGAATGAGGGGCAAGGACAATTGATAAATAGAGTAAGGTAAATAAAGCTGAGTGCTACTTTGGATTCTGTCTTTGCAGCAGGCTTAGTTTGGCCTTCTGCAAGCTTGCTTTGAAGGGTCCTCTGTGATTATTGGCACATCTCTCAAACAAGGCTGCACGGTTACACCTCTGGGCCATGTGTGATTTGCAGGAACCAAAGAGGATggttccctgagcagcctgaggcTTCACTCCATGAGGACTGACTATTGTTGGGCATGGAAATAGTATTGAGAGTTGCCTTGCAGCTTTCAGTAGCTGATGTTGGGGATGAACTGTGGTAAGGACTAATAAAGAAGGGAGGAGTGCATGCTGTCTTCgatctttttttgtgtttctgcttccacaccagctcctgctgaacCTCTGTGGGGTGAGACCAGTGCAGCAGGAGCTATGGGAGCAGGAAGGATGGGTAGCTCCTTCATTTTGTGCTTCATCTTAGGCCATCCTGGGCTCAGGAGTGGAAGGGAGAAGAATCACAAAGCCAAATGAGAACCCTTGAgaatttctccctttcccttgcATGGGTGAGGGGCAAcgagtttgtttttttaaagatagtGACTCCTCCAACATACAGTATTTGTTTCTGTCCAATAAATCCAATTTCATATTTGTAACTTCTAAAAATTGATCTGATACAGAAATTAGACTTGCATTAGCTTGGAAACTTCTTGTGTTCATCCGGAGCACTTTCTAAGCAGTGATATTACATTTTCCTACAGCATTGAAGTGAAAGATTTTATGCTGTGGTTCAGCTCAAATAATCAGCTTTGTGTTTGAGTTCTTACAACTCTGGTACTTGTCCTTGTTCAGTTCACCAATTTATTATAAGACCTCTAAAATTAACTCTTAAACTTGGTAagatttcttattatttttcataagaGATGCATTGCTGAGAGTAGCACCAACTCCTACCAAATTTTAACATCTGCTCTAAAGCACAGAAGCACTGGCTTAACATATAATGAAGATACTATAATGGTTCAACATGGTAcgactgctttttatttataggGTGTGGAAACAAACATTAGCCCATTGATTAAAGATAAAGTACTGAAAAGAGAATATTGATTTTGGTTGGGTCATTATGCTCGCTGTAAGGTCTCAGTTCTGAACTAAGATCAGTGTGTGTGGTCTTTGGGACCACGCATGCCAGGAGAGATGCAGGAACAGGGCTCTCAAATATAAAGCTTGTCGATTTAATCTAAGAAACTGGGTGGGATTTGTGGAAATTTTTTACACAAGAAAAcatgagggtttttttaaattttatttctagttaATGCTCACTCCTAAAGATGtggaatgtttcttttttagcaAGTAAAAAGCTAATACGTGACGGCTGAAAACATGCACTTATCAATTTTGGGGAGATGAGTTCATTTCTAGGAGTTGGTCCAACTACTGCCTTTCCCCTAAAGAATCTTAGTCTTCaccttgttaaaaaaaatcacaactttGTAACAAAGTGTCTACTGTGACGAATAAACGATCTGTTTTGTAATTCACAGATCATTTAAAATGTAGCGGTTTCTTATTAATCTCGATAGCAAAGTTGACAGACCAGGcaagtatatataaaaaataagatCTCCTTTAAAAAATTCTGGTAGATTCAAAGTGACACACAGAATTGCTGCTTAAATCTCATTAAACTGTCAtgttttctttactgcttttgCTAATTATCACAGCATTTGTGTAAATTGAACTTtttagctttgatttttcttgacTAGCTTGTTAAAGGATAGTACAGTCTTACTATGTGCTCCATTAGCTTATCATGGGAATGCTGGCGCTGACTTCACTAGAGCTGGGATGTTGTTTATTACGTAAAGATGGTAACCGTGCACGTACCATCACACTAACCTGGAAGATGTCTTCTAGTGCTATTTTATGCATCTGCACCCCTACAGAAAAGGGCTGAGGTTGGATCTCAGTGCTGACCTCCTGGTTTTAAGTGCTGTATTAGGTTAGCATAAACATCTGCTCCCTTTCCATCTGTTTTGGACCATTCTGAAGGGCTGTCTCCAGAACAAAGCGTGGGTGTTGCTCTGTGAGCTCCTTCAGAGGCAGCTCCAGAGGGCAGGGTAGAAAAAGGGCTGTAAGAAAACTCTCATCCTATTGTGCAAAGCCTGCTAAGATAGTATGCTTAACCTTCCTCCCACCCTCAGGCCATACTGGGGGTTATGCAATGCATACTCTGTTTCACGCTGTGAAAGTACCACCGTGGTGGGCTGCAAAGAAGTCATCTTATTTCTTTATGCAGTTTGAACtgaaacatacaaaataaatgtgtgctGCCGTGGGACTCTGGAGATGTGGAGCTATGAGGAAACCCGGGACCAAATTCTGTGTGATGCTGATGGACGCTTGAGTAAGATGAACACGAACTAGCATGTGCCAGTTGGCCTTAGGGCCAAGGCTCAGTCCCTGGCCCTGTCTGTGTTTAGTGTTACAGACACAGCGGGGCATTGGACCCAGAGGCTATCCTTGCAGAACTGTGTTAGGTGATCCTGTAATAAATTTATTGAGCTCCGGCAGAACAGATGGGTACGCTGACCCCACAGCTCTGATCAGTTTCATTGTTTTATGGCTAGAAAACTTCCTATTTCCATGCTAAATTTACGGTTACTTTATGCGTTCTTGTGTGTGCCAGCATTGTTCTTTTAGCTTTTCTTACTCAGTGCCATCAacccttcttcctcctttccctcttcGCCTGCGCACTTACCGATAATAATGATCTTTTGAACTTTTGTTTTAAGGCTAAATGAATCCTGTCACTCTTACATTTTGCTGCATCTTGAGTCCTGCTGGCTTGAAATTCCCTAGTGTCTCAGTTACCTATGTCTGCCGCAATATAGAGTACATTGTACACATCTAGCCTGCACTGTGAAGTGTGACTTCTGCTCAGTGCAATGGGAAGGAAAGAGCTTACTTGATTAACAATTGTTTTTACCCGTATCTAAATGTAACccgagctgctgctgaaagcaagcaTGAAAATGCTCGGTAGCGCTCACTTTACCTTAGAGGTTGCAGATGTTTGCAAGGGGTTTGGATGATACAGGAATCACGATGCGGATCACCCTTATTGATACTGTGTGTTCCCTATGAGAATCTTGAAGCCgattaaaacttttcttttgagCTGTAGAATATATTTGAACAGGTCAGTAGTATAACCTTGTTAATTCAGAAAATAGTTAATGTTTTGCTGAACGCCGTTTTTCGCAGCACAAAATCAagcttttgttgctttgtggGAACTGGTTCTTTCCAGGCTGCCAGTCAGTGACAGATATGGGGATGTTTCTGTGCACCTCAGAGAAATAGAAAGCTAGTTTTGAACACCCACTTTACTAAGATGTTATTAAAAGCTCTTCCTAAAGCTTTGTGCTCAGTACAGTGTACTGAGAATTTCTTAATAATTAGACAAAATTCTAGCTCTCAGAGTCAAAAGTGAGTGCCCTCCGTTGCTGTTAGATGAATGCAAAGCTTTGATGATGCGTTATTTCTTCTCACTGATCAtttaaaatactacatttttctcctaTTAATGTAAGTCTTACTACTGATGCTAGTTGCTGTGCTCCTGTTACGCCCTCTGTCTCTGCTGTAATCTAAGAACATCTATTTGACAACCAGTCTCTAATTAAGagggttttaaattaaaatgactgGCAAATATAGAAACCTCCAAGCAATAGAGAAAATACTGAGTAAATATGcttacaaatatttatacagGTTCAGATACGATAAAATATGTGCTGTGGCAAAAAGTATACTCTAATTGAACAGTACCTGCtgtgtaaaatgaaacaaactgtTAGCAACATTTTGTCGTGCTAGGATTATGAGCTTTTCGtcaattttttaaagagatgaaTGCTTGAAGATACTCAGGCAAATGTTGCTTTTGCAGAAGCTGTTATTTTGACAGCATAAAACTTGATAAGGCACTATGAAGAAGTGTGACGCGTGCTCTCCAACTGGCAGTGCAACGCCGAGGCTTCAACTGGAATGGGGATCTACAGGAGATGGTCTCCACCTTCAGCCTCTCACTCTTGTTCTGCATGGATTTCTTTCCAATTCTACTGTCGTACACCAAATGTCTAAGAAGTTTGggaatttggaaataatttctcttaTTCTGATTGCCCATTAAGAAACACCGCTGTGTTCTGTTGAGATAGTGCAAACttggagcaggaggggaagaaTGGATTGGATTAGCTACTGCTTTTGATGTTCTGCAAAGGGCTTCCCTGCCTGCCCCCAGCAGATTTTATGTGATGCTCCTAAATGGGCTGGGTACTCTCCATCTTCTCTTCTCAGGTCTCCTTTTTCACAGAACAAATCAGTGAGGTGTGGCTATTCCCTCTTCCTGACTGCAGTCTGAAGAGGCTAAGACTCCAATGAAATCTTGTAGTATTAACCTTGCCTTCctgccctgcccacagcaagcgctcacagagcacacagagcaggaaagaCTGCAGCAGAAGTAGCTGTGGGCAGCATCAGCCCAACATCAGTGTTCTGTCATCCACTAATGTAGTGAGCAGCATCCACCCCCATGCTTTCACGAAAGTTGAAAAAAGATTGGCATCATTCTACAATTTCCACTGACCGCAGTCCCCAGGGGCTGTCACTCCGGAGCCAGTACTTTTCAGTAATGCCTCAGTGCCTTCCGCAGTACTTGCAGTGTCGTGCATTGGGTGCAGTGAGTAGAGGGTAACAGGCAGGTAGAGCATGAACTAAGTTGGGATAGACAAGGGGCAAAAACAAGGTGAAGATTTTACCAAAGGACTGAAAATAAGTGGGCCAAATTACATAACTCCCCGTATCTATTTTTTGTGCCAGCTTTATGTTGCAGAACAGCCTGCTGGTACCATGTATCTGTACTGGGGGCCTATGATATTTGTCAGGTTGGTTAACATGGCAGTAGAAAATCTTACGTTAATAAGTCAAAACATGTTGACATGTTGCATGACACTCTATATGCATTGAAGtgtatttcctttaaatgtAACACCATATTTAGAGCATAATCTCTCCAAATTCTTGGTCTGTTTCTGTTAGTAATTAACCACATAGAAAGGTTGCTTCCTGGAACCCTTCCTTTGATTTCTGTTCAAAATGTGACATGTTACAGTGGTTCATACTCCAGGCTTGATGAAGAGCTTGTAAGCCTTTTCAAAGTATTAATAAACACTCTGAGTAGTCGTAATGGTTCTTATAAAATCACTGATCAGAAAGAGTAGTTCTGATTCTGAAACTCAGGAAAAACATGCTCATGGTTAAGTgtttaatactgaaaaatgacCATTAGTAGGGTAAGTAGGGAGTCTCTTATTTACGGGTAGGTTTAAGGATGAGCATTACCTCATATGCAACAGCTAAAAGATAGAAATACAAGTAGGAATTAATTCTGCCAGAAATTAAGCAATCgttcctctattttttttctccctctcatGTACATCGTAGTAGGTGAAGGAAATGTCACAGGACACACTATATTATTGCATGATTGTTTCTTCAGCTAATGAAGTCTTTAGAGAATACTTTTCAAGCCACTTATCCAGCACAGAAACCAATCTTCAAGACCTAATATAATGTTAACTATATGTGAatattagtttaaaaaaaaaaaaaaacaccaaacaactGGGGGTCACCAGAGGGTATTGCAAAAATTCCAGTTCTACCGGTCTACTTAAATAAACAGCTTTCAGATTTCTGAACGCTATGAACCTGTGGAAGGTTTCTTTAAGTTAGCTTCTTACTGTCTGAGAGGGAACAATATTTGACTAATAGTAGCTGGAGCTCTTAATGGGTTAGAAAACTTTGTAACACATTAAATGTGAACTACTGTAGTTATTACTGTTAGGGATTTTGAAATCCTGGGTTTGACTTTTGTCTCTTCAAGTAATGCTCTCTACAAAGTTGGCCAGGTCTGTAAAATAATCTGTTATccatagaattttttttatctatcAACAGTCAATGCCTATTtgtcagagagagaaaaatgaggaagaggGAATGAAAAACTATCAgacaaaacctgaaaatatttgtccGATGCCTGTACCTTATTATGGACCATCTAACACAGTAGCTCTTAGAGGTGCCAGCAGGAGGTGTCTAGGGAAATGTATAAAACAAAGACACACAAAATGATAGTTCCCCAGAATAATTTTCCAAGTTCAAACTAGTGAGCCAGAATGCTTTTGTAATTTATAGCCCAATAAACAAGGGGGGGAAAAAGtactggaagaaagaagaggactTCCTTAAACAATGCAAACCTTTAGTCTCTTACTACTTTGTGCATTAAGGAATATTTGGTTGAGCTACAGCGTGTGTGAAAAGCCCACCTCCTTTGGTTTTTGAAACTAAATCctgctggctttgctggagACTCCGCTGCTTTTTGTCTTGAACTGATTAGTCATTGCTTCTTTCCTATTATCATCTCTGTGCCTTCTTTGTCTCTCTTTCCACTCTAGAGAGTCATAGCTGTTTTTAACTTCAGATTGTGTTAAGAGAGTCGGGAGGCAAAATATCTCACTCCTTCACTCCAGCTGATTATCTTTTATAAGTTATTTTTGGCCTGAAATTGTTTTTGCTTGGGAGGAGGTTTGTTGTCGAAAAGTTTGGAAGTCTGCAATTTCTTAAAAGCTATTCCCCATCAGTGCAGGAGGAAAGTTATTGTGGTACTAATACCGAAGACTTGTAGTTTTagtgaagtaaaaatatttactgaaggAATTAgggtgtgcttttttttttttttttttttttttttagttctgtgAGCCTTTGAAAACATTCTCtcatccttctttcttttctggaggCCTTTGAGACAACTGCCTGGAACATAAGTACGTTGTTCAAAGAAACTTAAAAGTGATGGCTCTCTTCACTCAACAAACCCTAGTTCCAGCTGCAGTTTTTCACTTACTCTTCTGTAATCCCAGAAGAATAATTCTATGGCTATTTCTTTGAAGGCTGGATAAAATTAATGTAACTCAGTAATATATTTGGAGTTAAAAGTGTTTTCTGGATTTCTGAAGTTTAAAAGTTCCTATACTTTTATACCTTGTATAATTACCGGTATAAGTCTAAATTACACTGTGATGCAATTATAGTGGTAGTAGAAATAATAGTAACAGAAACCatcttttttttggctgttgttaatttcctatttttatgtTGGTTTCTGGCTTTACTTTTTATGAGAAGATACGTGAACAGCATCATTACGGTGATTCTGGGGACTGCTTGTCTAACCTGATGCTGAGCTTTCTTTAGTAAGTGTTTGGTCCTTTGTGACTTGCCTACATGGGAAAGTCTGTGTGCTGTAAGTTAGGCTGTAAATTTATAGCGCGTTAGCTGTTACACAGAAAATTCCATGTAGACCTTTAGCACATACGGAAAACATTTCCATCGAATAAGGATCCCTGCATGCTGAAAGTGCAACACTCAGTTATTCCTTGTGTGGCGAGATCATTCGCACAGGGGTCAGTACATAGCTGCAACTGTATTACAAACTTGTGCTCATAGCTTTGcctgttttaattttcccatGTATGCAAGGAagacttatttttcctttttttttttttctttcttttgaatctGTTCTTCGAAATAAGCAGTGGAAAAAACTCTGCTTAGTGTTGTGTGCACACGCAGGTCTCTGGCTGAGCTCAGACGCACACTTGAGCGCCTGTTTACAGCATCAGTCAGGGCACCGGACAGTTTCTCAGTAGCTAGGTGTATAAATTCTGCAACTTGCTGTCACTCTTAGGTGTAAACAGGAAGTTGTAGCACAGATCCTGTTTCCTAATGGTTTTCCTCACTGGTTCACAGTGGATAACCTAAACAGAGCTctcttctcctttgtttttaacatgTTACACGCTCTACTGATGTGTATGGCATAAAAACTTGAACCCTCAGTTGCCATCTGTCCAGAAAGAGCCGTTGTGTACTGGAGGAATAAGGCAGAGTTGTCTGTTGCTACCTGGCCTATCTCAAATCCGTGGAGAAATAGAGGactttgctttcttgcttgGGAAGTGTGGCACCTTTTAATGAGCAGTAAACTTGCTTTAATATTAAAGCTGGGACGTTTTTATGGTTGAGTGTGTCTTGTGTATTCTTGGGGTGAGAGAAtcatgcagcagcactgagcagttCTGGGACCCAGAGGACAGAGCTGCTCAGTTTTACTTCATGATTCTCCTGCCTTTAAGAGCGCGCAGTGTGCTCTTAATAACCATAAGAATGTTCCTATCTGTGCATGTAAACACATAAATGAGCTGTTTTATACTGGCAATTAGATACTCCAGAGAGTTGTGAAGCTGTGAGATATTGCTTCACTTAGGGTGGTTGCAACTACTTGGCCCACAGCCTAAGGCTTTGTTGCCTGCTATAGGTGTTAGCAAATGGCAATGCTAATGTGCTTAATGATATCATTACTAATCAGCAGCCTGGCCAGAACAATTGACCTTCATTGATCttggtatttctgcttttatttcttcctctgcccttTATGACAAGCTGTGCAAGCTATTTGCCTTTGAAAGGATGTAACACTTTAATTTTAGTTTGACGGATTTATTATAATGAATGATATTATGaattgttgtttctttttttttttttccaatcagtgTGCCATGCTGAATTGAATGCCATCATGAACAAAAACTCAGCTGACGTGAAAGGGTGCAGCATGTATGTTGCCTTATTTCCATGTAATGAATGTGCAAAGCTCATCATCCAGGCAGGTAAGGAGTAGTGCCAGCCCGATTTGTCAGGGTTGCAGTGCTACCTTCTCATTGGTATCATGGATACATTTGATGTTAAATTGCTGCTGTTAGATCTAAATTAATTGCACTGTCAACTTCATAAGATGCTACttgtgttgtgtgttttttttggttttgttttttttttttgcatctgaaTGGTGCCAAATTTTTCCAGTGCTAATTGCatcttctgtgattctaagcgTGCTTCTAATTTAGGTTTGTAACTTCTTAGACCAGGAGCTGCCAAAGAACAACACAGGCTTTGCATATAATTACTGTCAATTTTACTGTGCTCTGACACACCGAATAGAGTAGGgcagaaagaaataaacttCTGCCATGACAAAAGGTCTGTTGGGAGTATAtacatgaaattttaatttgaacGTGATGCATGGTAGAtatttgaagattttaaaatatctttgctCATAAATGTCATAAGACTTCTATGATCCTACTTTAATTATGTCTTTTATTACAATTGTTATAAATCTGTGCCGCTGCAGAAAGTGTGCTGGCCTAAATGTGTCGCCTTTTTTCATATTAGGCATCTGTAATAGGCCGCAGTTGCAATGGAAATCTCCGCTTAAGCAGAGCGTATGTTTTGCTCATTGAACGAAGTCTTGCAGCCTTAGCATGCATTGCTATTCTGAGGCTATACTTCCTCTTGCCACTAATGGACATcggaaagaacaaaagaagaaaaaaaagtagcaaaagGAGCAGTTATTCCTTTTGGTCAGTGAGCCTTGAAGTGAAGGGGGTTGAAGGCGGAAAGACAATggcattctttatttttgctacatttctcttatttacagaataaaaatcaaatggTCTTCAAGGTAGATTTGCTGCTCGTTCTCGGTGTAGTCACTCATCCTCTTCCTTATGCACTTAGGTCGCAGAAAATAGCAATGTATTGATATTTATGTTATCTGGTAAATACAGGAAGATGATGTTAGGCTCTAAAATGTCTCTTGGGTCAGAGAGGCCTTGTCCCTTTATATTTCTTCCGTATACTTACAAATTGTTAATTTGGGCGTAGACTATTCCACTGTTCCAGGCAATATGTGCTTATTAGGATTTGAACTTGGTACTGAAAATTACTTATcgaatggagaagaaaagaaaaaaagcatccttTTATAGCTATGTATTTGGAAGGGGATTGAGTTTGGAGGTTAAGATTTTTGGGAGGAATTTCATCTATATTAGGTAAGAAGACAAGTTTTCAATAACTTGTtgcaaaaatgctttcttgtgGTTTTGCCTGCAAGTTTTTGGATCTGGTTTTCTGACAGAAACTCAGGTGAAaccaggaaaacattttctaacattttgagaaaaataccTTCCTAAGCAGCTCTACCTTACACAGGCATATTTTCATGTACAAACTCTAATATTTGAGGAAGCGGGGGTGTACCAAAGTGTTCTGAAGTATGTGGATGAGGGCtgttttttgtgattttgtgtACCAGTTTTTAggtctttactttttttttcccatgcaattctaactttttttttctctttgtgacCTTTCTAGGCATaaaggaagttatttttatgtctGACAAGTATCATGATTCTATCGAAATGACAGCGGCACGACGGATGTTTGATTTAGCTGGTATTGTATACAGGCAAGAGAGCTTACAATTAACCTCCTCTTTATTTTGgataggaagaaaatcttttctgaaaaagaccAACTTTAAGGCAAAAGCATCTTCCTTTGCATTGTACAACTTTTTATTCTCTGACAGCAGGCTCGGTCCGTGTACCTGCAAAAGATTCTGGGTTGACATATAGTTGCAACACTGTCTTTCCCTTGTGTGTTGCGAAAGTTCAATTTCATAATGTTTGTATGAAAAAATTACCCACCTGGAGTATTCCTTTTCGTTCCTGGACTTTTCTTTTGAGACTGCCAGTGAAACTGTGAATGTGATGGGTTGTTTGTTACGTCGTACTCGGAGAATCATTGCTGACCTTGCTTTGAGTAGAT of the Numida meleagris isolate 19003 breed g44 Domestic line chromosome 4, NumMel1.0, whole genome shotgun sequence genome contains:
- the DCTD gene encoding deoxycytidylate deaminase isoform X4 translates to MLLVLCKSYFFQVGACIVNSENKIVGIGYNGMPNGCSDDVLPWTRTAAHRLDTKYPYVCHAELNAIMNKNSADVKGCSMYVALFPCNECAKLIIQAGIKEVIFMSDKYHDSIEMTAARRMFDLAGIVYREFKPKFNKIIIDFDSINSRPSQKLP
- the DCTD gene encoding deoxycytidylate deaminase isoform X1, which translates into the protein MTMVGSLTGHFCSLLCLWSIRGNMKTPMNSNFQTLCFGDEASCKKREDYLEWPEYFMAVAFLSAQRSKDPSSQVGACIVNSENKIVGIGYNGMPNGCSDDVLPWTRTAAHRLDTKYPYVCHAELNAIMNKNSADVKGCSMYVALFPCNECAKLIIQAGIKEVIFMSDKYHDSIEMTAARRMFDLAGIVYREFKPKFNKIIIDFDSINSRPSQKLP
- the DCTD gene encoding deoxycytidylate deaminase isoform X2, whose protein sequence is MSGHQPGHVNGFGDEASCKKREDYLEWPEYFMAVAFLSAQRSKDPSSQVGACIVNSENKIVGIGYNGMPNGCSDDVLPWTRTAAHRLDTKYPYVCHAELNAIMNKNSADVKGCSMYVALFPCNECAKLIIQAGIKEVIFMSDKYHDSIEMTAARRMFDLAGIVYREFKPKFNKIIIDFDSINSRPSQKLP
- the DCTD gene encoding deoxycytidylate deaminase isoform X3 produces the protein MAVAFLSAQRSKDPSSQVGACIVNSENKIVGIGYNGMPNGCSDDVLPWTRTAAHRLDTKYPYVCHAELNAIMNKNSADVKGCSMYVALFPCNECAKLIIQAGIKEVIFMSDKYHDSIEMTAARRMFDLAGIVYREFKPKFNKIIIDFDSINSRPSQKLP